CGTTCTCGAAATCCGTGCGATCCAGGAGAAGGCGCGCAGCACCGGCAATCCAGAGCGCCCGCGCTGGCCGATGATTGTGCTTCGCTCTCCCAAGGGTTGGACCGGTCCCAAAGAAGTCGGTGGACACAAGGTAGAGAACTTCTGGCGCGCACATCAGGTGCCCGTGCTCGATCCCGTGACGAACAAGACCAGCCTGCACATCGTGGAAGACTGGATGCGCAGCTATAAGCCGGAGGAGCTCTTCGATGAGACCGGTAAGCTGATTCCGGAGTTACTCGCGATGGCGCCGGTCGGACCGCGCCGCATCACGGCGAATCCTCACGCGAACGGAGGCCTGCTGCGCAAGTCGCTCGACCTTCCGCGCTTCGAGGACTATGGCGTGAAGATCTCAGCGCACGCCAAGGCGATGGAGTCGCCGACCGCTGTGCTCGCTATCTTTCTGCGCGACGTGATGAAGAAAAACATGACGAGCTTCCGCGTCTTCGGTCCAGATGAGACGGCGTCGAATAAGCTTGACGGGATCTATGCCGCTTCCAAAAAGACCTGGCTTGCGGATTACTTTCCCGAAGATGCGGATGGGACCGAGATCGCTCCCGACGGACGCGTGATGGAGATGCTCAGCGAGCACACGCTCGAGGGCTGGTTCGAGGGCTATGTTCTTACCGGACGCCACGGCCTGCTTTCGACCTACGAAGCTTTCGTGCATGTGATCGATTCGATGTTCAATCAGCATGCAAAGTGGTTGGAGAAAGCGAAGAACGAACTGAGCTGGCGCGCCCCCGTGCCATCGATCAACATTCTGATTACTTCGCTCGTATGGCGTCAGGATCACAACGGTTTCACGCATCAGGATCCCGGCTTTCTCGACGTCGTAACAAATAAGAGCCCGGACGTAGTACGCATCTATCTCCCGCCCGATGCCAACTGCCTGCTCAGCGTGGCGGATCACTGCCTGCGTTCGCGCGATTACATCAACGTAATCGTCGCGGACAAACAACCGCATCTTGTCTTCCTGGACATGGATGCAGCCGTGAACCATTGCACCAAGGGAATCGGCATCTGGGACTGGGCCAGCACAGATGATTGTGTGGAACCTGACGTCGTGATGGCGTGTGCAGGCGATATCGCCACCATGGAAGCGCTGGCAGCGGTCGCGATCCTCAAGGAGAAGTTCCCGGCTCTGAAGATTCGCTTCGTCAATGTCGTCGATCTCTTCCGCCTAATGCCGGAAGAAGAACATCCGCACGGTCTCTCGCAGAGAGACTTCGATTCGCTCTTTACGAAGGACAAGCCGGTCATCTTCAACTTCCATAGCTACGCTTCTCTCATCCATAAGCTCGCGTACCGGCGTACGAACCACGCGAACTTCCACGTGCGCGGATACAAGGAAAAGGGAAACATCAACACGCCCTTCGAACTTGCCATCATCAACCAGGTGGATCGCTTCGATCTCTGCATCGACGTGATCGATCGCGTTCCAGGTCTGCAGGCAACGGGCGCACACGTAAAGGACTGGCTGAAGAACGAGATCATCGACAGCCTCAACTACGCCCACGCCGAGGGTATCGACAAACCGGAGATCCGCGACTGGACATGGCCGGAGTAGGCATGTCGACTTCGGGGAACGCACAGACGGTTCTCGTCCTCAATAGCGGATCTTCATCCCTCAAGTTCGGCGTCTTTCGCCGTGGCGATGAGGATGAAGATCTGCTCCTTGAGGGCAGCGCGGAAGGCATCGGACGAGAGAACGGAAGTCTGAAGATCCTTTCTGCGGATGGGAAAGTGCTGCTCTCACAAGAGCATCTGATGGAGTCACAGCAGGAGGCGTTGCAGAAGCTAGCCTCTGCACTTGCTGAGCACTTGAACGAGACGCTGTCGGCCGTCGGACATCGCGTCGTACATGGCGGTCCACATCTTCGCGAACATCAGCTGCTGACACCCGAGGTTCTGCAACAACTCGAAGCGGCGGTACACTTTGCGCCGTTGCATATTCCGCAGGCGGTCGCGCTCATCAAACAGGCGCAGGCAATCTTTCCGAAATGCCCTCACTTTGCCTGCTTCGACAATGCCTTTCATCGCACCATGCCAGAGGTTGCGGCGCATCTGCCTTTACCCACGCGCTACTTTGAGCAAGGCGTGATTCACTATGGCTTCCATGGCATCTCGTATGAATCGATTGTCCATCGCCTCGGAGACGCGCTTCCTGAGCGCGCCATCTTCGCCCATCTGGGAAGCGGTTCCAGCGTAGCCGCAGTGCATGGGGGGAAGTCGATCGATACTTCCATGGGACTGACACCGACGGGCGG
This genomic stretch from Terriglobus saanensis SP1PR4 harbors:
- a CDS encoding phosphoketolase family protein, whose translation is MTPLVDNGTTLNPEELRKMNAYWRACNYLAAGMIYLRANPLLREPLKPEHIKNRLLGHWGSDPGQSFTWVHLNRLIKKYDLNVIYVSGPGHGAPATLANSYLEGHYSEIYPDRSQDEAGMLQFFRQFSFPGGIGSHCTPETPGSIHEGGELGYSLSHGFGAAFDNPDLIVTVVVGDGEAETGPLAISWHSNKFLNPIRDGAVLPILHLNGYKIANPTILARISHEELESLFRGYGYTPYFVEGDDPETMHQKMATTLEHCVLEIRAIQEKARSTGNPERPRWPMIVLRSPKGWTGPKEVGGHKVENFWRAHQVPVLDPVTNKTSLHIVEDWMRSYKPEELFDETGKLIPELLAMAPVGPRRITANPHANGGLLRKSLDLPRFEDYGVKISAHAKAMESPTAVLAIFLRDVMKKNMTSFRVFGPDETASNKLDGIYAASKKTWLADYFPEDADGTEIAPDGRVMEMLSEHTLEGWFEGYVLTGRHGLLSTYEAFVHVIDSMFNQHAKWLEKAKNELSWRAPVPSINILITSLVWRQDHNGFTHQDPGFLDVVTNKSPDVVRIYLPPDANCLLSVADHCLRSRDYINVIVADKQPHLVFLDMDAAVNHCTKGIGIWDWASTDDCVEPDVVMACAGDIATMEALAAVAILKEKFPALKIRFVNVVDLFRLMPEEEHPHGLSQRDFDSLFTKDKPVIFNFHSYASLIHKLAYRRTNHANFHVRGYKEKGNINTPFELAIINQVDRFDLCIDVIDRVPGLQATGAHVKDWLKNEIIDSLNYAHAEGIDKPEIRDWTWPE
- a CDS encoding acetate/propionate family kinase, coding for MSTSGNAQTVLVLNSGSSSLKFGVFRRGDEDEDLLLEGSAEGIGRENGSLKILSADGKVLLSQEHLMESQQEALQKLASALAEHLNETLSAVGHRVVHGGPHLREHQLLTPEVLQQLEAAVHFAPLHIPQAVALIKQAQAIFPKCPHFACFDNAFHRTMPEVAAHLPLPTRYFEQGVIHYGFHGISYESIVHRLGDALPERAIFAHLGSGSSVAAVHGGKSIDTSMGLTPTGGVIMGTRTGDLDPGVLLYLMRIESMDADALEKMLNHECGLAALSNGESDMQTLLKRAESSDASAELAISAFSTSVRKFIGAYVALMGGVDLLVFTGGIGQHSDAIRKRICDGLQFIGLDVTSGKIKVMPTEEERQIARHCRLLLASQ